The Porites lutea chromosome 11, jaPorLute2.1, whole genome shotgun sequence genome includes a region encoding these proteins:
- the LOC140952895 gene encoding uncharacterized protein: protein MTALHPAGNDEEGQPRKDFWPPPEGTAEPISDDRDPLVKMLMQIAATQDAILEDHLLLVNRVGLHSCSDYCLRTPRHPEQGLQPRERVCRMEFGSEYRPGKKIHSNAEIVEDHNGAPRLEMPRDHPRVVQHSRYQLQSWRANGDVSLILSNSPPDNPSTDDIIAIIDYVCGYACKDSEPTGATSDLFKDMVNAVDAGDADQVTGKSMCAKMLIKTVGRRDISGPEASFELSGLALWRCSRPFTYLSMSGSRRLERDGETATRSTPLDEYLARLQDEHCSWYHFASKNGNVPVVSGGSTHATWPLNEDYCRTMLLLHWPSWFDIQEVKGDAESWIDRFKDFFASDDCPTFVKVQVAKARRFADHPQEPVFEEDEEDEAAEAEEQPDWVDVYAGQNQMYEGVERDFDYDDGGEDYDWSSTRIILPEGKDPTKWLQESIKADDERETESTNLDLPQVCPLSLNENQKAIVGLVLHTLYNFVENTGYYLPLRLVVSGTAGTGKSYVIKCLQRLVRQVFDANDAIQVITPTGNAAYLVQGSTAHSFLGVPTGGRSCNELTVPTGPLLEKIQKKCENLKVLVGDERSMFGRTTMGWMEQHARYAVNKGANADQLWGGIPVAVFMGDDVQLPPVCDTPVYVSDCRSAPSNHGRLVWTMFDSAVELTQIIRQSESEQQLRDVLMSLRNYTTTPQQIHWLQQFQWHNLRMSHGPELLARMDEQGLYVFPTHRLEWQRNKTKLLECNRQPNHPVAKIKAVHNGRHALKADSNKAGGLLPLLYLSRDSKVMLVVNLKADWGLFNGAVGTVVDIVYKDGHRPTDDPAPVPDVVLVRFPGYRGPPYINEDPTLVPIVPVSRSTDCACRCKCLQVPLRLAWGTTIHKCQGMTVGAGEAFRYVVVHPGDHGFEARNPGALFVALSRAKSAGGEGRDPDFAFHEDVLINNDRFRPVDTPTTRARAVEIETLHVLATQSRQRRVLAPAYREETFLRLIEWAQSQSLH from the coding sequence ATGACAGCATTACATCCAGCTGGCAATGATGAAGAAGGGCAGCCAAGAAAAGACTTCTGGCCACCACCTGAGGGAACGGCTGAGCCCATATCAGATGATAGGGATCCCCTAGTTAAGATGCTAATGCAAATAGCTGCAACACAAGATGCAATACTGGAGGATCATTTGCTTTTAGTAAACAGGGTTGGACTCCACAGTTGCTCTGATTACTGCTTGAGAACTCCTCGCCATCCAGAGCAAGGACTGCAGCCACGAGAACGTGTATGTCGGATGGAGTTTGGAAGCGAGTACCGcccagggaaaaaaattcacagTAATGCGGAAATTGTGGAAGATCATAATGGAGCTCCCCGCCTAGAGATGCCACGTGACCATCCACGTGTGGTTCAGCATTCTCGTTATCAGTTACAATCGTGGAGAGCAAATGGGGATGTAAGCTTGATTCTTTCCAATTCCCCTCCGGACAATCCTAGCACAGATGATATCATAGCCATAATTGACTATGTGTGTGGATATGCTTGCAAAGATAGCGAACCTACTGGTGCAACTTCTGATCTCTTTAAGGACATGGTGAATGCTGTTGATGCAGGTGATGCAGACCAGGTGACAGGCAAGTCAATGTGTGCTAAGATGCTGATAAAGACGGTAGGAAGACGAGATATCAGTGGACCAGAGGCATCTTTTGAGCTGAGTGGGCTAGCACTTTGGCGATGTAGCCGTCCATTTACCTACTTGTCAATGTCAGGGTCAAGGAGACTTGAACGTGATGGTGAAACTGCAACTCGCAGCACCCCACTGGATGAGTACCTTGCACGACTGCAAGATGAACACTGTTCTTGGTACCACTTTGCATCTAAGAATGGTAATGTTCCTGTTGTAAGTGGTGGTTCTACACACGCAACGTGGCCACTGAATGAAGACTACTGTAGGACCATGCTCCTGTTACACTGGCCAAGCTGGTTTGACATCCAAGAAGTGAAGGGGGATGCAGAATCTTGGATTGATCGCTTTAAGGACTTTTTTGCAAGTGATGACTGTCCAACATTTGTGAAGGTCCAAGTTGCTAAGGCACGGCGTTTTGCAGACCACCCACAAGAACCAGTATTTGAAGAGGATGAGGAAGATGAAGCTGCTGAAGCAGAAGAACAGCCAGACTGGGTGGATGTATATGCAGGGCAGAACCAAATGTATGAGGGTGTAGAGAGGGACtttgattatgatgatggtgGGGAGGACTATGACTGGAGCAGTACCCGTATTATTCTCCCTGAAGGAAAAGACCCaacaaaatggcttcaagaaagCATTAAAGCGGATGACGAACGGGAGACAGAAAGTACCAACCTTGATTTACCTCAGGTGTGTCCATTGTCTCTAAATGAGAATCAGAAAGCCATAGTGGGGCTTGTGTTGCACACCCTGTAcaactttgttgaaaacacTGGATATTACCTTCCACTGCGGCTTGTTGTCTCTGGAACTGCTGGTACAGGAAAGTCTTATGTCATAAAGTGTCTCCAGAGGTTAGTGCGGCAAGTTTTTGACGCCAATGATGCAATACAGGTGATAACTCCAACGGGGAATGCTGCCTATCTCGTTCAAGGCAGTACAGCTCACAGCTTTCTTGGAGTACCAACGGGTGGAAGGTCCTGCAATGAGTTGACTGTACCTACAGGTCCcttactagagaaaattcagaaaaagtgCGAAAATCTGAAAGTTCTGGTTGGGGATGAACGATCAATGTTTGGACGCACAACAATGGGCTGGATGGAACAGCATGCACGTTATGCAGTCAACAAAGGAGCCAATGCAGATCAGTTATGGGGAGGGATTCCTGTAGCGGTGTTCATGGGAGATGATGTTCAGCTTCCTCCTGTGTGTGACACCCCCGTGTACGTCTCAGATTGTCGTAGTGCACCATCTAACCACGGTCGTTTGGTTTGGACAATGTTTGATAGCGCTGTTGAACTTACTCAGATTATACGGCAGAGTGAATCTGAACAACAACTGAGAGATGTGCTGATGTCACTAAGAAATTATACCACAACACCCCAGCAAATCCATTGGCTACAACAGTTTCAATGGCACAATCTCCGCATGTCACACGGGCCAGAACTCCTTGCTAGGATGGATGAGCAAGGTCTGTACGTATTTCCCACCCACCGTCTTGAATGGCAGCGTAATAAAACAAAGCTGCTTGAGTGTAACAGACAGCCAAACCACCCAGTAGCAAAAATCAAGGCAGTTCACAATGGCAGACATGCACTGAAGGCCGACAGTAATAAGGCGGGAGGATTGTTACCTTTACTGTATCTTTCCCGTGACAGCAAAGTCATGCTGGTGGTTAACCTAAAGGCTGATTGGGGTTTGTTCAATGGGGCGGTAGGTACAGTCGTAGACATTGTGTACAAAGATGGCCACAGACCTACTGATGATCCTGCTCCAGTACCTGATGTGGTTCTGGTGAGGTTTCCAGGATATAGGGGGCCACCGTACATTAATGAAGATCCTACACTTGTGCCAATTGTACCAGTGAGTCGTTCCACTGATTGCGCATGCCGATGCAAGTGCCTGCAGGTTCCATTACGACTGGCATGGGGAACAACAATCCACAAATGCCAAGGGATGACTGTAGGTGCTGGAGAAGCATTCAGGTATGTAGTGGTTCACCCCGGGGACCATGGCTTTGAAGCCAGAAACCCAGGAGCTCTATTTGTAGCATTGTCAAGAGCAAAATCAGCAGGCGGGGAAGGAAGAGATcctgattttgcttttcatgAAGATGTATTGATAAACAATGACAGATTCAGACCTGTGGACACTCCAACTACAAGAGCTAGAGCAGTGGAGATTGAGACACTGCATGTCTTAGCGACTCAGTCTCGGCAGAGAAGGGTGTTGGCGCCAGCATACAGGGAGGAAACCTTTCTCAGACTCATAGAGTGGGCTCAGTCTCAAAGTCTTCATTGA